The DNA window CGACAAGCAAGAAACGCTATCCAGTGTATCTTCAAGTAAGGACTCTAAGCCGGAGATAAAGTTTGCACAGCTACTTAAAAGTGAGCAAGTAAAAGAAGACGCAAATGTAAAGGCAATCGGACTCAAAGTAAATGAGCTTGAAAAGCAACTTAATAGTCTATCCGCAGAGGAACAAGGCAAGTTGAAAGCCTTACTTGAAGAAAAGCTTGAACAAGGTGTTTTGACGAAGGAAGAACGTCTTATTGCACGCCAGATAGAGAATGCACTTAATGAGGCAAAAAATGGAAATGTTACGCTTTCAGTAAAAGACTTTGTTTCTCAAAGTAGCGCTGTCAAAACGACAAATGAAAACAGTCAATCCGAAAATAACTCTAAAAGTCAGCCGACTACCGCTGCAAGTGTAACCAATCCCTTGGCAGCGCGAACTTCTGAAGTAGAAGCGGTTGAATCTATTGCTGATTCATCGCAATTGAGTGATGACGCGGATGTAACGGTTGGCTTAAAAGTAGCGAATAGTGAAAATAAAGCGCCTTCGGAAAAACGAGTCAATGAGCCATTAGTGTCTCCAATAGATAGTCAGCTTAGTAAAGGAGAGTCCAAAGATGTACAAGGTGAATCGAAAGTAGCAGCATCGACTAAAAGTGCAGACAAGACGGCTGTAGAAAACACTTTCTTTAACGCAAACGAAGAATCAGTGCTGCAAAAACAAAATGTTGAGCAGAAGCTTGATTTATCGAAAGTTAACGCGGATGTTTTAGATGAGACTGATGTTGAGCAAGAAGAGATCAGCGCATACCAAGACGCAGAGGAAACAAAGGGGCAGTTAAATGTTTCTGCCAAAACTACGGAGCAGCCTTCAGCCATTAATCGAGTCATGCAAACCATCGCGCAACTTGCTGATTCGAGCAACCAAATTGAGACTGCAGCCAACAAACAATTTGCAATGCAGGTAGAACAAGCCCAACATACCAATCATGCTCAGCAGGCAGCACAAAAAGTCGTAGTAGACCCTGAATTGTTGCAAGCGATGAATATTGCAAGACAAGACGCTGCAAAAGAGTTACAAAATCGCGTTTCAATGATGCTTAACTTGAACAATAAAGAGGCTGAGATCCGTTTAGATCCCCCTGAACTTGGCAGCATGCAAATCCGCATTCGTAGCGATGCTGAGCAAGCGCAAGTAAATTTTGTTGTACAAAATCAGCAAGCAAAAGAATTATTGGAGCAATCCATGCCAAAACTTCGTGAAATGTTAGCGGAGCAAGGTATAAACTTGGGTGAAAGCAGCATCGAACAGGGGTTTGCCGGTAATCAAGGTGATGGAGAATCGATGGGACAACAGGGCGCCCAACGTTCACCGAGTGAGCAGTCAGAGCCTCAAAACGTTGAAAACTTGGCAACAAAAGCAAAATCCTCAAGTTCAGCAATAGATTACTATGCCTAACAACTGCTATGCTATAACCACAATAGCGCATTTTTTAGAATAAAGTGGGTGAGAAGATGGCGGAAGATAATAACAGTCTTGAAATAGAAGAAACGGGCGGCAAGAAGAAACTTATTATAATCATCGCCGCAGCTGTTGTCGTTGTCGCAGGTATAATCGGCTTCTTTTTATTTTCTGGCTCGTCAGAAGAACCAGTAGAAACGCTGGCAGAAGAAGTACCCGCCACAGCTGCACCAGCGGCAAATGGTTCAAGTGCTCAAGTTGGAAGTGCGCTCTATGTAGCTATGCCAAGGCCCTTTGTATTTAACGTCCCAGGCGCCAGTCGAGACCGAATTGTACAAATTAAAGTACAATTATTAGTTCGAGGTGATGGAAACGAAGAAGTTGCTAAAAAACATATTCCACTCATTGAAGGTACACTGCTCAGCGTTTTCTCGACAACAACAGCAGATGAGTTAAGCACAACCGCGGGTAAAGAAACGCTCCGACTAACCGCGCTCGACAAAGTTCAAGATGCATTAACCAGTGTTGAAGGTAGCAAAGTTGTTGAGCGTGTGTTGTTCACCGGCTTTGTAATGCAGTAGAGGTAGAGTGTGAGCGATTTACTATCCCAAGACGAAATTGATGCGCTACTCCATGGTGTCGATGAAGTTGAAGAGGACGACATAAACGACGATGACGGTGAAGGCAGCTCCAAAGCCTTACAATATGATTTCTCTTCTCAAGATCGTATTGTCCGTGGTCGAATGCCAACGCTCGAGATCGTGAATGAGCGTTTTGCTCGACACATGCGTATTTCTCTTTTCAATATGATGCGTCGTACTGCCGAAGTTTCAATCAACGGCGTGCAGATGCTTAAATTTGGTGAATACATTCATACTCTGTTTGTTCCAACCAGTTTGAATATGGTGCGATTCCGTCCTTTAAAAGGGACTGGACTCATTACCATGGAAGCGCGATTAGTCTTTATCCTCGTAGATAACTTCTTTGGTGGGGATGGTCGATACCACGCTAAAATTGAAGGTCGTGAATTTACTCCTACCGAACGCCGTATCGTTCAGATGCTTCTAAAAATCATCTTTGAGGATTATAAAGAAGCTTGGGCACCGGTAATGGACGTGTCTTTTGAATATTTAGACTCAGAAGTAAACCCTGCGATGGCGAACATCGTAAGCCCTACTGAAGTGGTCGTCATAAGTTCATTCCACATTGAACTCGACGGTGGCGGTGGTGATTTCCACATTTCCCTTCCATATTCAATGTTAGAGCCGATACGAGAGCTGCTTGATGCCGGTGTGCAGTCTGATACAGAAGATACGGATTTGCGGTGGAGTAAAGCATTACGTGACGAAATTATGGACGTTGAAGTTGATCTGTCCACACAATTGCTTGAAATCGATTTGAGTTTAGCGCAGATCATGGACTTAAAAGCGGGTGACGTAATCCCCGTGGATATGCCTGAACACGTAACGGTATTTATAGAAGAGTTGCCGACCTTTAGAGCAAAAATGGGGCGTTCAAGAGATTTTGTTGCGCTTCAGATTAGCGAAAAGATTAAGCGACCAGAATCGGTTAAATCTGAGCTCCATGTCTTTACTAAAGGTGGTAAAAAGCTCGACAATGATGCCGAATTGGCTGAATTAGAAGAAGATCTACACTTGTCTGAAGGTGTTGATCTTGATTGGTAATCAAGGTTTTAGCAGGGTTTTAAAGTATGAGTGACGATCAAGATACAATGGATGAATGGGCAGCAGCCCTCGCCGAAGCAGAACAAGCTGATGTTGGTACAGAACCTGAAATTGCAGAATTAGAAGAGTTTTCTGAAGGTTCTGGAACGAAACTAAGTGCAGATGAGCGCAGAAAGTTAGATACGATTTTGGACATTCCTGTCACCATTTCGATGGAAGTAGGGCGTTCAAAAATCAATATTCGCAACTTACTCCAGCTTAATCAAGGTTCAGTCGTTGAGCTTGACCGCGTAGCGGGTGAACCGCTGGACGTGTTAGTCAATGGAACACTTATTGCGCATGGTGAAGTGGTCGTAGTCAACGATAAGTTTGGTATCCGTTTGACGGACGTCATTAGCCAAGTAGAGCGAATTAAAAAATTACGATGAGTGTGCTATTTTTAGCCTTGCTTGGTTTCAGTGGTTTTGCATGTGCTGCGAATCCAGCGGATGCACAAAACGTGATGACGATGATGACTTCATTGCTTGGAGTTGTGATCGTCATTTTGTTATTGGCATGGCTTGTAAAAAAATTAAATCCTCAGCTTGGTGCGTCTGAGCACTTTAAAGTCGTGAGAAGTATGCCCTTAGGCACAAAAGAACGATTGATGATTATTGAGTTAGACGATAAACAACACCTCTTAGGGGTAACGCCCAATAGCATTAATTACCTATATCAACTCGAGAAACCTTTGCCTCAAGCCGAAATGCCGATGATGGCGAAAGGGATTTCTGAACTGCTGAAGACTTCGAAAAAAATGAATAATGCTCTAAAGCTACTTATCTTCACAGCAATATTGTTTTATCTCCCGGGTGTCAATGCGGAAGGCATTGAAGCGTTGAGCATTAC is part of the Pseudoalteromonas xiamenensis genome and encodes:
- the fliM gene encoding flagellar motor switch protein FliM — translated: MSDLLSQDEIDALLHGVDEVEEDDINDDDGEGSSKALQYDFSSQDRIVRGRMPTLEIVNERFARHMRISLFNMMRRTAEVSINGVQMLKFGEYIHTLFVPTSLNMVRFRPLKGTGLITMEARLVFILVDNFFGGDGRYHAKIEGREFTPTERRIVQMLLKIIFEDYKEAWAPVMDVSFEYLDSEVNPAMANIVSPTEVVVISSFHIELDGGGGDFHISLPYSMLEPIRELLDAGVQSDTEDTDLRWSKALRDEIMDVEVDLSTQLLEIDLSLAQIMDLKAGDVIPVDMPEHVTVFIEELPTFRAKMGRSRDFVALQISEKIKRPESVKSELHVFTKGGKKLDNDAELAELEEDLHLSEGVDLDW
- the fliL gene encoding flagellar basal body-associated protein FliL, translated to MAEDNNSLEIEETGGKKKLIIIIAAAVVVVAGIIGFFLFSGSSEEPVETLAEEVPATAAPAANGSSAQVGSALYVAMPRPFVFNVPGASRDRIVQIKVQLLVRGDGNEEVAKKHIPLIEGTLLSVFSTTTADELSTTAGKETLRLTALDKVQDALTSVEGSKVVERVLFTGFVMQ
- a CDS encoding flagellar hook-length control protein FliK; the encoded protein is MFSITTAVASNPKQDSQKSFMDEDLSSEKGDVFAEELAFAEERVDNRQFQRDKKVTDTEVTDKSPEKSAKKTGNELDQRELNAGDETSDDDSLLEPNDIKVDIESKEKSDSMNESEHENDFLTFLQSSLTTVTTVKSGTYKGEVDTLDERSLNDVSTLLGETASIDTNNSLDDAAEQTLTSDSQAEAITSELSTKKSTDSKNEVKATNLDELVSKMEKSDKQETLSSVSSSKDSKPEIKFAQLLKSEQVKEDANVKAIGLKVNELEKQLNSLSAEEQGKLKALLEEKLEQGVLTKEERLIARQIENALNEAKNGNVTLSVKDFVSQSSAVKTTNENSQSENNSKSQPTTAASVTNPLAARTSEVEAVESIADSSQLSDDADVTVGLKVANSENKAPSEKRVNEPLVSPIDSQLSKGESKDVQGESKVAASTKSADKTAVENTFFNANEESVLQKQNVEQKLDLSKVNADVLDETDVEQEEISAYQDAEETKGQLNVSAKTTEQPSAINRVMQTIAQLADSSNQIETAANKQFAMQVEQAQHTNHAQQAAQKVVVDPELLQAMNIARQDAAKELQNRVSMMLNLNNKEAEIRLDPPELGSMQIRIRSDAEQAQVNFVVQNQQAKELLEQSMPKLREMLAEQGINLGESSIEQGFAGNQGDGESMGQQGAQRSPSEQSEPQNVENLATKAKSSSSAIDYYA
- the fliN gene encoding flagellar motor switch protein FliN, which translates into the protein MSDDQDTMDEWAAALAEAEQADVGTEPEIAELEEFSEGSGTKLSADERRKLDTILDIPVTISMEVGRSKINIRNLLQLNQGSVVELDRVAGEPLDVLVNGTLIAHGEVVVVNDKFGIRLTDVISQVERIKKLR